A segment of the Carya illinoinensis cultivar Pawnee chromosome 1, C.illinoinensisPawnee_v1, whole genome shotgun sequence genome:
ttattcatgttaatttataaatttatttttatataattctttatttCCTTCCTGGACTCCTAACCCACAACTGCCAACACAGTCTATTTTCAGTTTTGTCCGAACACCATTCCCAATCTAATGATTTAATCGCGAGGATCAATGGTACTAACATTTTGACTGAACTCAACTATCACGTTTGACAGAACCAAAGTAGAACTGATTATACATAAATTTCAGAGCTTCATATCCTCCACCAAAAACAGAATAAAAACCTTGTTACAAACCGCTTAGATACCAATatgaacacttttttttttttttttggtcataaAAGCCACCCAATTCAAAGCTTCCAGTCCTAAGCTGAACTATTCACCTCTGTACGTACATGCTCGAAAGATCTTCGCCTCCCACATGAGTACCTTTCTTCCATtgattttctctctctaaacttcACTTTTCTATGTCGATGTCAGGCTCCACTCCACTGCTATTGCTGAGAAATGCAATCCTAGCGCAAATCAATTAAGAGGCCACCGCTAAAGTGTGAATTATGGATGGAAGCAACATGTAGGCCCTAAATTCTCCCAAAAAATAAACATCAAGGGTAGACAAAAACCACAATAATAACACAATCTTTTCCCCATGCTCACAGCAATTGCCGGAGCTGTTGGTTCTCTTTCCGGAGTGACTTGACTTCTTTCATTAATTCAGCTTGGTTTTCCATAATTGAGCTCATAACACTCGACATTTCCATCTGCTCAATAATTCCAGAAGTCAATTCGGTGAAAGTACGCAAGCAATGGAAATGCTGAAACTGATGCCAGTTTTACCTCTTGCATATGGAATTGTCTAAGAATTTCTATATGAAGGTTCCTCATATCTTCATGTATGGATTTCTGAAAGGAATCGAGAGTTTCTTCAAGAGTGCGTTGAAAAAGCTGGAGAGTAAAGGAAGATCCCTGCTGTGCATCTGGTTGTGGGGCCTTTTGGGGTTGTGAGATTCCTCCCTGTAAACATAAAATGCAACTCTATTAACGGccacgataaaaaaaaaaaaaaaaaaaaaaaaaaaaaaaaaagcagaacAAAACTCGCCCGAATCGATGTGATGTTTTTCATCATGTATTCCAACACCATTTTGCATCTTGAATGACACAGTACATAATTAAAACTACACATATCAACTAAGACCCAGAGGACACTTCTGCTTTACCCAAAGCACAATGTTGCAGGTATCCAAGACAATAAAGCATAAAGATGATCAGCCAATGCTTGCAATCTTCTATAAAGGCAAGCACCTGGCCATTCACATTCAAGAACACAAAAATTTATCAAATGCATGCGGCATTCATACATTCATTGATGGAAGAATTCCTGCCTCTGTAGCAACCACTGTATCAGATTTTGCCAACAAGCTATTCAAAAGTTCTTCCCTGGTTTCAGCTCCcgttttcttcatttttggtGAACCCACTGAAAGGGATGTCCCATCACTGAAGGAAGATGCAGTGCTAATTCTCTCTGCATATGTAGAAAATCTTCGAGGCAGGGCCAAAGATGGTGAATCAAGGTTGACCTGTCCAGAAATGCCTTTTGTAGCAAGAGACAGAGACACAGAACTAGATGATAGGTTATCTGGAAATCCCAATGAGATCTCCTGATTTGAAGAAACATCTTTGGTGCGCAAGTTCACATGAGTTAAGTTCGAATTTGTGAAGGAGCTAATACTCATCTGACTTGTTGACGAGGAAAGGTCTTGTAATCCACTAAACATTGACCCTGATGACTGACCACCAGAACCCAGCATCCCAAACCGAGATGGCAAAGTGATTGGCTGACGCATGTGAGCATATTTTTCAGACGGTCTCTCACCACCCCAAGCTTCAGGAGGAGTGATAGAAGAGTCTTCGTTTTTTGAAGATGGGGTAGGTGTTGAACCCAACAGTGTGAAGGAAGATTGGTTGTCATCCTATATAAAGTGATAAAACATAATCACCATTAACAATATTCAATTTACCGAAAGGCATAGAGGTTTTACCCAGACCTTTGCTGGGCAGTCAAACTAAGCAAAACAATATAAGTAAAATCCtgggaaaacataaaaaaaccaGCATACTGCACAGGTGCAACCACACTCCATACTCAGTCTATATATTTAGGTATCAATTTGCAGTTGCGTGGTTCAATAATAATGGAATGAGATTACTCATACTCGGCAAAACAATATAAGTAAAATCCtgggaaaacataaaaaaaccaGCATACTGCACAGGTGCAACCACACTCCATACTCAGTCTATATATTTAGGTATCAATTTGCAGTTGCGTGGTTCAATAATAATGGAATGAGATTACTCATACTCGCAGGAATTTCAACTGGTCTCTCAAAAGAATAGAGAAGAAACAAGACAGTTAACAAGAAGGTTTAATCAAGATGCAGATTATACTCTACAACACCAAACCTTACAACTTCCATTCGAATGGCTTTTAGGCCAATGCAAATTGAGAGACACCTGAACAAGTAAACTTTTGCAGCTATCTCATCAATTATAACTATAAAGTATTTTccaactcaaaaaaatattgtttatttcCCATTAGTTCATAATGATAATCACTGATGACTAAAACGGCATAAAATTAAGATATGAGCATCTAGGTCAGGATACTTCAAGCTCTATATTGAAATTCATAAGCTCAATATTTCACGTAGTGCACGGTCATCCATAGAACTAAGACCATAAGGGAGTACCAGACCTGTTTGGAAGTCAAGCTGGGTTTCCAATCGAATATTGGATGATCGCCACCACTATCTTCTGCAATAGGGAATCTCCTACTGGATTGAGGAAACAACAGAGATGAAGGCTTCTTAtcaagaagaagatgatccttCTTGGTTCCTTCACGGTCTTCCCACAGCTTGTCAAGTGAGGGTGTAATTGGCTGAACATCCACCAGAGGGGAAAACACCTCCATTTCATCCTTGAAGTTAAAACTAGAGCGAGGAGCATGTAATCTAGCCAAAGATCCCCCTGGCCACAAATGGCTTCTTTGCGGTGTTTCCTCTGCAATATTGAGCGTGCTTGATGCAAACCCCGAGCCAGCTGCAGTCAGTGAAGATGCTTCAACGGAAGTACCAAATCGACCAGAATTCCGAGAACTGGATACTGATGTAGAAAGAAGAACATTTGATGAAGTCACAGAAGGAAGTGGATCAGGCATAAGTATCGAATCTTCAACAGCATCTCCAACAAGAGCAGTCTCAGCGGTGCAATTACTTTCATTGACAATAACAGGTTTTGACCTCTGCCAGCATAAACTTGTAACAGCCTGACAAATACTTTAAATgataagtaaaaacaaaaataccttTCTTTCTTGGTTTTTAGAGCCAAAACTCTTTAATGGCCAACAGCCAAGCGGATATGACCCAATTGTCATAAAGACAGTATTCCTATCATAAACTCTCAGAGTTTTACCTAATTTAAGCCTCAAAATTAAAGCATTAGAAGCCCCTTATTCAATTCAGTATCTGGGGTGAGATTTTCCCAATAACTGGCCCATAAACAAATCATCCCATGCAAATGGTTGGGCAGATTTACAGCAGTAGAGTTTGGAATCATCTGTATTTGAAAAGGCCTAAAAAAAAGACCTCATAAACTTGCAAAAACAAGAGAAGATTATTGCACGTTTATGAAGCACCACCAATATTAGGGACTGTGGTATTGGTTCAATTggatttaaaatagaaaacagCAACCTGGATGTCTATTTCGGCCATTGAtaactttcaaaaaattaaattaatgaacATATTATCAAAAGACAAAAATAGCAACCCTCTAAAGACAACTTCTTTAAGCTCAAAGTTAGGGAAAAAAATCGTACACTAAGTTAATGCTGGAAAAAAGCTACATCAAACAGAAAATCAACTTCTGAGCATATAGCAACAAACATGCTTACATGGGAAAGACTGCAAGAAAAGGACAATTTATGAGCAACCAGACAGATGGTGAAGGTAAATAGATCAGGGTCCAAAATCTACCTCTGAACTACTGTAAGCATGAAGAACGACGAAAGGTTGTGGCTTTCCACGAACATCATAGAATACCACCCGACCACTACTTGTTCCAGCTGCAAGAGTCCAACCATCATCTCTAAATGCCAACGACGAGAAAGGTGCCTCATAAGAAATGCAAGATGAGGGTCTTCTAGACCCTGAGTCATAagtgtataattttttatccaGACCAACACTAGCAATTATCTGTCACGAGGAAAAGATTTGGAAGAGAAAATGCTTAGCTATACATTTAAGATATCCTGACTGCTAATGAATATTCATGATTTCGGAGCGTACAATAAAACTGCAttcttactatttaaaacataacaGGGCCATAAAAATAAGACCTTGTCATTGGATGGTGAGAAGCTAATGCCAGCAGTTGGCGCTGAGTGCTGCTTCAACCAAGAAACCTACAAAAGTTTTGTTCCCCTTAAACCATCAGTGGCAAACCtaaaaagaatatcaaaaaaCAAATGGAATGAACAAAAAAGTCATGTTTTTTAAATCTGGATAACACAAGAGGTTGGTAATACCAATTTACAACTTAATTAACATGCCTAGATTTTATAAGGCTCCAGTTGGTAAATGAGAAAATCAGTCCAAGAATACTGGTCCAAAATTCCACTAGTATTGTGTATGGAGAAGATCGCTACTCTGCTGGAAGAAAAGCAATAGGCATAATGAAGAATGACGGAATGTAACTTTGTGTAGTAGCAAATCATTATTTCCATTCATCTGAAAAATGCACAGAACTGGCAATGCAAACACACTTGTAGCACATACTTTTGAGCATAAAACACAATTTATTCCCAGAATCAAAGCAGCCTATCTATGACCCATTGCATATGAAATTTTCAAAGTATACAACATTTTTATGAGTCAAAGAGGCATACAACTCATACAACACTAATAACAATATGGTTTTAAACATTACTAACAATTCATATTATGAGAGAACACACTGCAAACCTTTGGGTTGCGACCTGTTGTATCCCATAAATGTACGGTCCCATCATCACCAGCAGTCACTAGAAGGTGTCGGCTAATTCGGGAATAATCGAGCACTCTCAATACCTAATCTTACAATCCCAAAGATAGACAATCAGCTTGAAAACCCAAACTCAATACCATAAACACCTGAACAAAAGCACCAAGATACAACAAACTGAATAACCTGTTGATTGGGGTCCTTGAGTTCAGTAGCCCTGGCACCAGATGCAAGGTTGTGAAGTATGAGATCCCCGCTAAGACTGATGGAAGCCAAGTGTTCATCCTTGCAGTTGTACATTGCACCTGTTATTGTATTGGTATGGCCTCTCAACCATTTAATACATCTCTTCCTCTGCAAATCCCATATTCTTACAACTTGACCGCTTCCACCAGAACATATGTACCGGGATACCTTATTGCTGAAGCTGATAGCCATTATAGACtcctgtaaaataaaaatagaaatttaaaagataGACTGCAGCTACACAACTAGTACGGAATTAAGTCCCAAATGAAGACAACCATGGACTAATCACTACAATGATCCTCGTATTGTCACAAAATCTATAATTTAAGGGTTTCACTAGCAACAAGAAAATACAAAAGcaaacaacccccccccccccccccccaaaaaaaaaaaaacaccacacAGACACATCAGAATGACCAGATCATTTTTTGGTGATGCAAGAATTTGGCAACTTATATGCCCTCCATCAGGTGTTCTGCTATTCAATTCATAACTCATACTGTCCTGTAGCCCTTCGAAGATTCGATCCACGAT
Coding sequences within it:
- the LOC122291517 gene encoding protein NEDD1 isoform X2, with amino-acid sequence MNLSDPSMALLASSGGDTVKLFDVSVKAGDPCTLSYTPSPGCLVNSLKWNHTNLVVASAGDDKKISLWRKNGQSMGTIPVAGTDSGDNIEESIMAISFSNKVSRYICSGGSGQVVRIWDLQRKRCIKWLRGHTNTITGAMYNCKDEHLASISLSGDLILHNLASGARATELKDPNQQVLRVLDYSRISRHLLVTAGDDGTVHLWDTTGRNPKVSWLKQHSAPTAGISFSPSNDKIIASVGLDKKLYTYDSGSRRPSSCISYEAPFSSLAFRDDGWTLAAGTSSGRVVFYDVRGKPQPFVVLHAYSSSEAVTSLCWQRSKPVIVNESNCTAETALVGDAVEDSILMPDPLPSVTSSNVLLSTSVSSSRNSGRFGTSVEASSLTAAGSGFASSTLNIAEETPQRSHLWPGGSLARLHAPRSSFNFKDEMEVFSPLVDVQPITPSLDKLWEDREGTKKDHLLLDKKPSSLLFPQSSRRFPIAEDSGGDHPIFDWKPSLTSKQDDNQSSFTLLGSTPTPSSKNEDSSITPPEAWGGERPSEKYAHMRQPITLPSRFGMLGSGGQSSGSMFSGLQDLSSSTSQMSISSFTNSNLTHVNLRTKDVSSNQEISLGFPDNLSSSSVSLSLATKGISGQVNLDSPSLALPRRFSTYAERISTASSFSDGTSLSVGSPKMKKTGAETREELLNSLLAKSDTVVATEGGISQPQKAPQPDAQQGSSFTLQLFQRTLEETLDSFQKSIHEDMRNLHIEILRQFHMQEMEMSSVMSSIMENQAELMKEVKSLRKENQQLRQLL
- the LOC122291517 gene encoding protein NEDD1 isoform X1, with protein sequence MNLSDPSMALLASSGGDTVKLFDVSVKAGDPCTLSYTPSPGCLVNSLKWNHTNLVVASAGDDKKISLWRKNGQSMGTIPVAGTDSGDNIEESIMAISFSNKVSRYICSGGSGQVVRIWDLQRKRCIKWLRGHTNTITGAMYNCKDEHLASISLSGDLILHNLASGARATELKDPNQQVLRVLDYSRISRHLLVTAGDDGTVHLWDTTGRNPKVSWLKQHSAPTAGISFSPSNDKIIASVGLDKKLYTYDSGSRRPSSCISYEAPFSSLAFRDDGWTLAAGTSSGRVVFYDVRGKPQPFVVLHAYSSSEAVTSLCWQRSKPVIVNESNCTAETALVGDAVEDSILMPDPLPSVTSSNVLLSTSVSSSRNSGRFGTSVEASSLTAAGSGFASSTLNIAEETPQRSHLWPGGSLARLHAPRSSFNFKDEMEVFSPLVDVQPITPSLDKLWEDREGTKKDHLLLDKKPSSLLFPQSSRRFPIAEDSGGDHPIFDWKPSLTSKQDDNQSSFTLLGSTPTPSSKNEDSSITPPEAWGGERPSEKYAHMRQPITLPSRFGMLGSGGQSSGSMFSGLQDLSSSTSQMSISSFTNSNLTHVNLRTKDVSSNQEISLGFPDNLSSSSVSLSLATKGISGQVNLDSPSLALPRRFSTYAERISTASSFSDGTSLSVGSPKMKKTGAETREELLNSLLAKSDTVVATEAGILPSMNGGISQPQKAPQPDAQQGSSFTLQLFQRTLEETLDSFQKSIHEDMRNLHIEILRQFHMQEMEMSSVMSSIMENQAELMKEVKSLRKENQQLRQLL